In a genomic window of Chrysemys picta bellii isolate R12L10 chromosome 1, ASM1138683v2, whole genome shotgun sequence:
- the LOC135980954 gene encoding SRRM2 protein homolog rsr-2-like encodes MQADNRKRAPAWTVREVLDLIAVWGEDSVLAELRSKRRNAKTFEKISKGMMERGHNRDSEQCRVKVKELRQAYQKTKEANGRSGSEPRTCRFYAELHAILGGAATTTPPVIVDSGSGIVSSATPEDSADGGEEKEEDEDELAESTQHSILPNSQDLFLTLTEVPSQASQASTQDSDPMEGTSAAANSSSLPPPSRRLSQIRRRKKRTRDEMFSEIMESSRSDRAQLNEWKETVSKYRKEASEREDRRDQREDRRDQREDRRDARDERWWQEDQRRQDATLGLLCEQTDMLRRLVELQERLLENRLPLQPLFHPPPSPCSVSSSPRRVRTRGGGEAPYTFPFHPSRQPKQKAVTFLTFSLWLFPSQQSSSQIPPGFPPSFSNLLIKNK; translated from the exons atgcaggctgataatcgaaaaagagcaccagcatggaccgtgagggaggtactggatctgatcgctgtatggggagaggattcagtgcttgcagaacttcgttctaaaagacgaaatgcaaaaacttttgaaaaaatctccaagggcatgatggagagaggccacaatagggactctgagcagtgccgcgtgaaagtcaaggagctcagacaagcctatcaaaaaacaaaggaggcaaacggtcgctccgggtcagagccgcggacatgccgcttctacgccgagctgcatgcaattctagggggggctgccaccactaccccacctgtgatcgtggattctgggtcggggatagtctcatcagcgacgcctgaggattctgccgatgggggagaggagaaggaggaggatgaggatgagcttgcagagagcacacagcactccattctccccaacagccaggatctttttctcaccctgactgaagtaccctcccaagcctcccaagccagtacccaagactctgaccccatggaagggacctcag cagctgcaaattcctcaagcctccctcctccatcccgaaggttatcacagataaggcgtcgtaagaagagaacgcgagacgagatgttttctgaaattatggaatccagccgcagtgacagagctcaactgaatgagtggaaggaaacagtttcaaagtataggaaagaagccagtgaacgtgaggacaggagggaccaacgtgaggacaggagggaccaacgtgaggacaggagggacgctcgagatgagaggtggtggcaggaagaccagagaaggcaggatgcaacgctggggctgctgtgtgagcaaacagacatgctccggcgtctggtggagcttcaggaacggctgctggaaaacagactgccgcttcagcccctgttccaccctcccccctccccatgttccgtatcctcctcacccagacgtgtaagaacgcggggggggggggaggctccgtacaccttcccattccaccccagtagacagcccaagcaaaaggctgtcacttttttaaccttttctttgtggctttttccttcccagcaatcctcctcccaaataccacccgggttccctccctctttttctaatctattaataaagaataaatga